A single genomic interval of Pochonia chlamydosporia 170 chromosome 7, whole genome shotgun sequence harbors:
- a CDS encoding ankyrin repeat domain-containing protein (similar to Togninia minima UCRPA7 XP_007919110.1): MGDTTSENFLRVIVDPDDACVDIVAVHGLNPFNTKFHAERTWTVHSDSDRGALWLRDFLPKQLPNARVMLFGYNSNVAFETSISGVREQASNLLNRLQLKRRDAANRPIVFIAHSLGGIVVKQALVETKLNPTYEVIGRLTYGIAFFGTPHQGSDKAGLGEIVATVTRAVRRDVPNSFMESLKKDTLFSNELIENFKHQLEDRHIISFFETKPYKKHGLKLGLIVDKKSATLGLPGTRETSIGLDSDHDEMCKFASADDDMYEQVAGNIIQLVERAVEDAKHRQRLADLALPIASPGDGNNRIAAQEQLKIAKDQLQAQVNLVQKRTSDMEQECHQLFRLTNSNRDITYEWYKDQVRERVDGTCMWLLEHKHFQSWLTRESGPLLITADPGCGKSVLAKYLIDYGLPQSSTICYFFFKDHDQNTVRQALCALLHQLFNQKLPLIKYALPYYIKHGKGLINSTRSLWEILQMAINNNEAGPVIVVLDALDECAELDFANLMQNIRSQVCSSRSKHSKLKYLLTSRPYNEITSKFRDLLEPFPSMRIPGEEDSETISQEVNRVITYRVNQLRTKDPTKGQMEGLSPEIKRHLKRRLQKITHRTYLWVHLMFDYLDKEDFKRTKKGVDSAITAFPRSINEAYEQILNKSKDDPIVRKTLCIMLAASRPLTLAEMNIAVNLDNKAQSIYDLDLESEEDFITHLRSWCGLFISVHDGNIYFLHQTAREFLLADLMSPSNVRPQLQWYQSITIQHAHAVFAEVCLLYLNLFNSGVSPPDTPDTTGSEVSQSVDWEALLDYAATHWVVHLRKGDMVDNSAMATATLKVCDPNVHEAWFDIYWEPPPYRPKEFTNLMMASFLGLKAVAMLALEGGAETEAKDSFGRTSLHWAAYEGHEAIVEMLLDKGVDINAHDANCGCTPLWLAASKGHESICRLLVYNGAHIDATDNCGQTPLLCAAMEGHCAVVNLLASDGADVEAKDKHGWTALLRASTNGHDNIVKLLTSKGAKLEAREELNGRTSLLCAAGEGHCSIVEIFLRHGADIEDVDKHDNTPLLLAAWSGYAATVEILLKSGANTESKDCLGGSSLLYAVENGHIATVQYLLDYGAKIESKDDRGRTVLQLAQLNHDEAIITLLQREQQKFYPRKRHRRTY; this comes from the exons ATG GGCGACACGACGTCCGAAAACTTTCTTAGAGTCATCGTCGATCCGGATGATGCGTGTGTTGA CATCGTCGCTGTTCATGGCCTTAATCCATTTAACACCAAATTTCACGCTgaaaggacatggactgtTCATAGCGACAGCGACAGAGGTGCACTATGGTTGCGGGATTTCCTTCCGAAGCAGTTGCCAAACGCGCGTGTGATGCTCTTTGGGTACAATTCCAACGTTGCGTTTGAGACTTCGATTAGTGGCGTCCGCGAACAGGCATCGAACTTATTGAACCGACTCCAGTTAAAACGCCGTGATGCGGCTAATAGGCCGATTGTCTTTATTGCACACAGCCTTGGGGGCATCGTAGTGAAACAG GCCCTAGTCGAGACAAAATTGAACCCAACATACGAAGTAATCGGTAGGTTGACATACGGCATAGCTTTCTTCGGAACCCCCCACCAAGGCAGCGACAAGGCCGGCCTCGGAGAAATTGTCGCAACAGTGACGCGTGCAGTGCGACGAGATGTGCCAAATTCTTTCATGGAGTCATTGAAGAAGGATACACTCTTCTCTAACGAGCTCATTGAGAACTTCAAGCACCAACTCGAAGACCGACACATCATCAGCTTTTTCGAGACGAAGCCATATAAGAAGCATGGACTGAAGCTGGGACTG ATTGTTGATAAGAAGTCAGCCACATTAGGGCTTCCAGGCACCCGTGAAACATCGATTGGACTCGACTCTGATCATGATGAGATGTGTAAATTTGCGTCAGCCGATGATGACATGTATGAGCAGGTGGCTGGAAACATTATACAGCTTGTCGAGCGTGCGGTTGAAGACGCAAAGCATCGCCAGAGGCTTGCCGACCTGGCGCTTCCTATTGCTAGTCCTGGTGATGGCAACAATAGGATTGCAGCAC AAGAGCAACTGAAGATAGCAAAGGACCAGCTCCAAGCCCAGGTAAACCTTGTTCAGAAGAGGACGTCCGACATGGAACAGGAGTGCCACCAGCTATTCCGCCTCACAAATAGCAACAGAGATATCACATACGAGTGGTATAAAGACCAAGTGAGGGAAAGGGTTGACGGCACGTGCATGTGGCTCCTCGAACACAAGCATTTCCAGAGTTGGCTAACACGGGAGTCTGGGCCTCTGCTAATTACAGCAGATCCTGGTTGTGGTAAGTCAGTGCTAGCTAAGTACCTAATCGACTACGGCTTGCCACAATCATCAACTATCTGCTACTTCTTCTTTAAGGATCATGATCAGAATACAGTCCGGCAAGCGCTTTGCGCACTACTCCACCAGCTCTTTAATCAGAAGCTACCTCTAATTAAATACGCCTTACCATATTATATAAAGCATGGCAAAGGTCTTATTAACTCAACAAGATCGCTTTGGGAAATTCTACAAATGGCTATAAATAATAATGAGGCGGGACCAGTAATCGTGGTCCTTGATGCCTTAGACGAATGCGCTGAGTTAGACTTTGCCAACTTAATGCAAAATATAAGAAGCCAAGTCTGCAGCAGCCGGTCTAAACATAGCAAGTTAAAGTACCTTCTAACGAGTCGCCCGTACAACGAGATCACGTCTAAATTCCGAGACCTTTTGGAACCGTTTCCAAGTATGCGTATACCAGGGGAGGAAGATTCGGAAACCATTAGTCAGGAGGTAAATCGCGTCATCACATACCGAGTCAATCAACTGCGGACGAAAGACCCAACAAAGGGTCAGATGGAGGGCCTCTCACCCGAAATTAAGAGGCACCTGAAGAGAAGACTGCAGAAGATCACCCACCGCACCTACCTTTGGGTACACCTTATGTTTGATTACTTGGATAAAGAAGACTTCAAGAGAACGAAAAAAGGGGTAGACTCAGCAATTACAGCATTCCCCAGGAGTATTAATGAGGCATATGAGCAAATTCTTAACAAGTCCAAAGACGATCCAATAGTTCGAAAGACATTATGCATTATGTTAGCTGCAAGCCGACCGCTAACACTCGCGGAAATGAATATTGCCGTAAATCTAGACAATAAAGCACAATCTATATACGACCTTGACTTGGAGAGCGAAGAGGACTTCATAACGCATCTTAGATCTTGGTGCGGATTGTTTATCTCAGTCCACGACGGCAATATATACTTTCTTCATCAAACTGCTCGCGAGTTTCTCCTCGCAGATTTAATGTCACCCTCAAATGTTCGACCACAGCTACAATGGTATCAGTCTATCACAATCCAACACGCACACGCCGTCTTCGCAGAGGTTTGTTTGCTGTATCTGAACCTCTTTAACTCAGGCGTCAGTCCTCCGGACACTCCGGACACAACGGGCTCGGAAGTTAGCCAATCTGTCGATTGGGAAGCCTTACTCGATTACGCGGCAACTCACTGGGTTGTTCACCTTCGAAAAGGCGATATGGTCGACAATTCAGCAATGGCGACTGCTACCTTAAAAGTTTGCGATCCGAATGTGCACGAGGCATGGTTTGATATATACTGGGAACCTCCACCGTACAGGCCCAAGGAGTTTACGAATCTTATGATGGCATCGTTCTTGGGTCTGAAAGCTGTCGCTATGCTAGCTTTAGAAGGAGGCGCAGAGACCGAGGCGAAAGACAGCTTCGGTCGAACGTCACTACATTGGGCCGCTTATGAGGGCCACGAGGCGATTGTGGAGATGCTGTTGGACAAGGGCGTCGACATCAACGCGCATGACGCGAATTGTGGTTGCACACCGCTATGGTTGGCCGCCAGCAAGGGACATGAATCCATATGCAGATTATTGGTTTATAATGGAGCCCATATTGACGCAACTGATAACTGCGGCCAGACACCGTTGCTTTGTGCTGCAATGGAAGGCCACTGTGCCGTCGTTAATCTCCTGGCTAGTGATGGCGCTGACGTTGAAGCGAAAGATAAACATGGCTGGACAGCACTGTTGCGTGCCTCCACAAATGGCCATGACAACATCGTTAAGCTCTTGACTAGTAAAGGTGCCAAATTGGAGGCGAGAGAGGAGTTGAATGGTCGAACATCCCTATTGTGTGCCGCCGGAGAGGGACACTGCTCCATTGTTGAGATTTTTCTCAGACATGGGGCCGACATCGAAGACGTAGATAAACACGACAACACCCCGCTCTTGTTAGCCGCCTGGTCGGGATATGCAGCAACCGTCGAGATACTTCTTAAGAGTGGCGCCAACACTGAGTCAAAAGACTGCTTGGGTGGATCGTCCTTGCTATATGCCGTGGAAAATGGGCACATTGCCACTGTGCAGTATTTGCTGGATTACGGCGCTAAAATTGAATCTAAGGATGATCGGGGTCGGACGGTACTGCAGCTGGCTCAATTAAATCATGACGAAGCCATTATCACGTTGCTGCAGCGAGAACAGCAAAAGTTTTATCCGCGAAAACGACACCGCAGGACATACTAA